A window of Streptomyces broussonetiae genomic DNA:
GGAGGAGAGGATGGCGGCGAGGTCGCCCGCGTGCTGGATGGCGGGGCCCGAGGTGATGCGGATGGGGGCGCCCATCTCGGCTGCGATGATCATCGACAGGGTGGTCTTGCCCAGGCCGGGCGCACCGGAGAGCAGCACATGGTCGGCCGTCGCCCCACGCGCGCGTGCGGCCCGCAGGACGAGGTCGAGCTGTTCGCGGACCTTCTCCTGACCGATGAACTCGCCGAGGTCCTTGGGGCGCAGGGCGGCCTCGACGGCCTGGTCCTCCCCGTCGGCGGACGCACCGACGAGCCGCTCGGCGGCGGGGGTGTCGGTGGTGTCGTCCCAGTTCATATACGTGTGCCTCGATCGTCGTGGGGTCAGCGTGCGCGGTTCAGCGTCTGCAGGGCGGCCTTGAGCAGCCGGCCGACCTGGGGCGTGCCGCCCGCGGCCTCGGCCTGGGGGGCCACGGCGGCGACGGCCTCGTCGGCCTCGCGGGTGGCGTAGCCGAGGCCGATCAGGGCCGCATGCAGCTGGTCGCGCCAGCCCTGGCTGACCGGCGCGCCGACCGCGGGGGCGCCGACGGTCTCGCCGAGGCGGTCCTTCAGCTCGAGCAGCAGCTTCTGCGCGCCCTTCTTGCCGATGCCGGGGACGGCCGTGAGGGCCTTTTCGTCGGCGGTGGCGACGGCACGGCGCAGCGCGTCCGGGGTGTGCACGGCGAGCATGGCCTGGGCCAGCCGCGGGCCGACGCCGCTCGCGGTCTGCAGCAGCTCGAAGACCTGGCGCTCGTCGTCGTCGGCGAAGCCGTACAGGGTGAGGGAGTCCTCACGGACCACCAGGGAGGTGTACAGCTTCGCGGGCCGGCCCATGCGGAGCGTGGACAGCGTGTTCGGCGTGCACTGGACGGCCATGCCGACGCCGCCGACCTCGACGACCGCTGCGTCGGGGGCGAGCGCGGCGACCGTGCCGCTGA
This region includes:
- the ruvA gene encoding Holliday junction branch migration protein RuvA, coding for MIAFVSGTVAALAPDAAVVEVGGVGMAVQCTPNTLSTLRMGRPAKLYTSLVVREDSLTLYGFADDDERQVFELLQTASGVGPRLAQAMLAVHTPDALRRAVATADEKALTAVPGIGKKGAQKLLLELKDRLGETVGAPAVGAPVSQGWRDQLHAALIGLGYATREADEAVAAVAPQAEAAGGTPQVGRLLKAALQTLNRAR